One genomic region from Capra hircus breed San Clemente chromosome 6, ASM170441v1, whole genome shotgun sequence encodes:
- the LOC102168617 gene encoding 28S ribosomal protein S10, mitochondrial, translating into MAARAVFGALGRRLWQGSRNFSVSSSRSSIAKNDGFLLSTSMKWVQFSNLHVDVPKDLTKPTITISDEPDTLYKRLSVLVKGHDKAVLDSYEYFAVLAAKELGISIKVHEPPRKIERFTLLKSVHIFKKHRVQYEMRTLYRCLELEHLTGSTADVYLEYIQRNLPEGVAMEVTKTRLEQLPEHIKKPIWETTPEEKGDSKS; encoded by the coding sequence ATGGCGGCGCGAGCGGTGTTTGGGGCCCTGGGCCGGCGTCTCTGGCAGGGTTCAAGGAATTTTTCTGTAAGCAGTTCTAGGAGCAGTATAGCCAAAAACGATGGCTTTCTTCTCAGCACCAGTATGAAGTGGGTACAGTTTTCAAACCTACACGTTGATGTCCCCAAGGATTTGACCAAGCCTACGATAACCATTTCTGATGAACCGGACACATTATATAAGCGCCTGTCAGTTTTAGTAAAAGGCCATGATAAGGCTGTATTGGACAGTTATGAATATTTTGCAGTGCTTGCTGCTAAAGAACTTGGTATCTCTATTAAAGTACATGAACCTCCAAGGAAAATAGAACGATTTACTCTTCTCAAATCAGTGCATATTTTCAAGAAGCACAGGGTTCAGTATGAAATGAGAACACTTTACAGATGTTTAGAGTTAGAGCATCTCACTGGAAGTACAGCAGATGTCTACTTGGAATATATTCAGCGAAACTTACCTGAAGGAGTTGCCATGGAAGTTACAAAGACAAGATTAGAACAGTTACCAGAACACATCAAGAAGCCAATTTGGGAAACAACACCAGAGGAAAAAGGAGACAGCAAGTCATAA